From Paenibacillus sp. PK3_47, the proteins below share one genomic window:
- a CDS encoding AMP-binding protein → MERHPSDKLALKLLHQNGAYEEITYGALLAQANRLAGGLAGLGLTQGDRVLVMVPRQIIAYVIYLACLKLGLAVIPSSEMLRAKDLSYRLRHSEARAVIVWNEVTGEVNKIDEDLPALDYRLSVSGNAEELSTGWTDLESLMTGQPDSFTSVVTHRDDIAILAYTSGTTGNPKAVVHSHGWGYAHLRITSPQWLEIRESDTVWATAAPGWQKWIWSPFLTVLGNGATGFVYNGPFHPDRYLQLLQDQEIQVLCCTPTEYRLMAKTEGLAQYGLSKLRCAVSAGEPLNLEVIRTFQEHFGLTIRDGYGQTESTLIIAALKDDPIRAGSMGKSIAPGIAEVIDEKGNPVPPGVVGDIAVHLSMPALFKSYYKDPERKANSSQGEYFITGDRARKDEDGYFWFEGRGDDIIISSGYTIGPFEVEEALMKHALVKECAVVASPDEIRGSIVKAFVVLKDGSAASPELVKELQSHVKEWTAPYKYPRKIEFIADLPKTTSGKIRRVELREQEKRGAEQ, encoded by the coding sequence ATGGAGCGTCATCCTTCCGATAAGCTTGCCCTTAAATTGCTGCACCAGAATGGAGCATATGAAGAGATTACTTACGGGGCACTTCTGGCACAGGCCAACCGGCTGGCCGGCGGACTTGCCGGTCTTGGTCTTACACAAGGGGACCGGGTCTTAGTGATGGTTCCGCGGCAGATTATTGCCTACGTAATTTATCTCGCCTGCCTGAAGCTGGGGCTGGCAGTAATCCCCTCTTCCGAAATGCTCCGGGCCAAGGACTTGTCCTACCGCCTGCGTCATTCCGAAGCCCGGGCTGTCATCGTATGGAACGAGGTGACAGGTGAAGTGAACAAGATCGATGAAGACCTGCCTGCGCTTGATTACCGGCTGTCAGTATCCGGTAATGCAGAGGAACTGAGCACAGGTTGGACTGATCTGGAAAGCCTCATGACAGGCCAGCCGGACTCTTTCACTTCCGTGGTGACTCACCGCGATGATATCGCAATCCTGGCCTACACCTCCGGTACGACCGGCAATCCAAAAGCCGTAGTGCACAGCCATGGATGGGGTTACGCCCATTTGCGGATCACCTCTCCCCAGTGGCTGGAGATCCGTGAATCGGATACGGTCTGGGCTACGGCGGCACCGGGCTGGCAGAAATGGATTTGGAGTCCCTTCCTGACTGTGCTTGGCAATGGAGCAACCGGCTTCGTATATAATGGCCCGTTCCATCCGGACCGGTATCTGCAGCTGCTGCAGGATCAGGAGATCCAGGTATTATGTTGCACACCGACGGAGTACCGCCTGATGGCCAAAACGGAAGGGCTTGCGCAATACGGCCTGTCCAAGCTGCGCTGTGCAGTATCCGCCGGCGAGCCGCTTAATTTGGAAGTCATCCGAACTTTCCAGGAGCACTTCGGTCTGACGATCCGCGACGGCTACGGGCAAACAGAAAGCACACTGATTATCGCGGCACTCAAGGATGACCCTATCCGCGCAGGCTCCATGGGGAAATCAATTGCACCAGGCATTGCTGAGGTTATTGATGAAAAAGGAAACCCGGTACCTCCGGGTGTAGTAGGGGATATTGCTGTGCATCTAAGTATGCCGGCCCTGTTCAAGAGCTATTACAAGGATCCTGAGCGCAAGGCGAACAGCTCGCAAGGGGAATATTTTATTACCGGAGACCGGGCACGCAAGGATGAGGACGGTTATTTCTGGTTTGAAGGCCGGGGTGATGATATTATCATCAGCTCTGGTTATACCATTGGCCCGTTCGAGGTAGAAGAAGCCCTGATGAAGCACGCTTTGGTCAAGGAATGCGCAGTTGTAGCCAGTCCTGACGAGATCCGGGGTTCTATTGTCAAAGCCTTTGTAGTCTTGAAAGACGGAAGCGCGGCTTCCCCTGAGCTGGTTAAGGAGCTGCAGAGCCATGTCAAGGAATGGACAGCACCTTACAAGTATCCGCGCAAGATTGAATTTATCGCCGATCTGCCCAAAACAACCTCCGGCAAAATCCGCCGGGTGGAACTGCGGGAACAGGAAAAACGCGGCGCTGAGCAATAA
- a CDS encoding GNAT family N-acetyltransferase, with translation MSHTTFNEIFAIMEASFPVSEIRTFQEQKALLENPDYRLYTECDPKGKLMGFLAAWEFAEFRFVEHIAVNPETRGGGIGKKLMSEYIAASDKPVLLEVEPPAGELEQRRIGFYNRLGFQLNNFDYVQPPLRPGQADLPLCIMTYPQLLSLEEFNRFRKLLYTKVYKVPADYPH, from the coding sequence ATGAGTCATACTACCTTTAATGAAATATTCGCAATTATGGAGGCTTCTTTTCCGGTCAGTGAAATCAGAACCTTTCAAGAGCAGAAGGCGCTGCTGGAGAATCCGGATTACCGGCTTTATACGGAGTGTGACCCTAAGGGGAAGCTGATGGGGTTCCTGGCTGCCTGGGAGTTTGCGGAGTTCCGGTTTGTTGAACACATTGCGGTGAATCCGGAAACAAGGGGAGGCGGTATCGGTAAAAAGCTGATGAGTGAATATATCGCTGCGTCAGACAAGCCAGTTCTGCTGGAGGTCGAGCCGCCGGCAGGTGAACTGGAGCAGCGGAGGATCGGCTTTTATAACCGGCTGGGCTTTCAGCTTAACAATTTTGATTATGTTCAACCCCCGCTTCGTCCAGGCCAGGCTGACCTGCCGCTGTGCATCATGACCTATCCGCAGCTGCTCAGTTTAGAGGAGTTCAACCGGTTCAGAAAGCTTTTGTACACAAAAGTATATAAGGTACCCGCAGACTACCCGCATTAA